Below is a genomic region from Hyalangium minutum.
CTTGGCGGAGTGGGCTGCAAGTTCGGAAGCTCATTCCACGTTCTTTTATCGAAGAGGGGCGGTGCGGGAACGAGGTCAGGGTTCTCCGGACGTGGGTGAACGTGGCGCATCGAACGTCGCGCGGATGCACTTGCCGTCGTACTCGTAAGCACCCGCACCGCAGGGCGGGTCCTTCTTCGAGATGAACCAGCAGGCCCCCAGGGCCTCGAGTTCATAGTCAGTATCGCAGGGCGGCTTCTTCTGCCCCGGCTGCGGAGCTTTGGGCATCGGAAGCCCCACCACGGAAGTCGCAGAAAGCACTGGAGGCGCTTGCACCACCGACAAGAGGGCCTCCTCCCCCACGCCCGCGTCCGGTGCATCCATCGGCGGCACGTGATGCTCCTCCGTAATGGGAAGAGGCACAGGCTCCGGTGAGTTTCCGCCATGCCGGAACTCCGTCACTGCGAACACCAAGAGCCCGCCTGCCACGCTCGCAGTGGCCCATGAGAGCCAGAGCGGAAAGGTGTTGCGGAGGGCAGGGCGTTCGCGCTCCGTCGAGGGCCGTGCACTGCCCCTCTTTCTGGAGTGATTCGAAGGCGTGAGCTTGCGAGGAACCTCGTGCTCCGTGGGGACGGCTGCCGAAGTCTGGACAATGAGGGCATCCACCCGCCGGTCTGTTTGGTTTGCGGCCCGTTCCAGCGCCCGGACGATCTGCGCAGTGGTGCCGCGGTCCCGCGGATCCTCCGCCAGCAGGCGGAGAATGGTGCCCTCCAACTCCGGCGCGACTGCCGCGAACTCGCTGGGGCGCAGCAGCTTGCGTGGCTCCTCGGCGCGAGTCTCGGAGACAGGAGGAGGATAGCTTCCGGTCACCAGCCGGTACGCCGTCACCCCCAAGGCATACAGGTCATCTGAAGGGCGCGCTTCCCACCGGGCCTCGAGATCCTTGCGGTACTTCCACATGAAGCGCAGCAGTTCAGGCGCGCGGTAGGGCGTGGTGCCCGGCGGCACGAGGGTGTCGGTGAGGGCCCGAGCCTCCGGGAACCACGCTGCGCCGAAGTCAAGCAGCACCGCCCGCCCCTCTGGGGTGACGCGGATGTTGTCGCCTTTGACATCCCGGTGGATCACCCCTCGGGCATGCAGGGCCTCCAGGGCGCGGGCCACCGGCGCCAGCACCCGCAGCACCTCCCGGTTGGAGCGCGGCTTCTGGCGGAACCACTCGTAGAGGGTGGTGCCATCCACCCACTCCATCACGATAAACGGGTAGCTATGGCCATCCGGTGAGGTCCAGCTCCCGAGCTCGTAGAAGCGCGGAACACTGGGGTGCTGAATCAGCTGGAGGATGTGCGCCTCTCGCTCGAAGCGCGGGTCGTCTGCCTGTTTGGCCACCTTCAGGGCCACGGGAGGAGCCGAGGGATCATCGGCTCGCCGGGCCCGGAACACCACGCCATAGCTCCCGGAGTCGACGCGCTGCAGGAGGAGCCACGGGCCCAGGGTCGAACCCGCCGCCAGCACCTGGGACTTCACGAGGCCCACCACGTCATCACTCAAGAGAACTCCTCCAGCCAAGGCAGAGCGCCGGAAGGAAACCTACCGCATGGGTCTTATGACATAAACCCACTCTGTTGGGTTGAGGCAGGAGGAGGACTCCGTCGGTCCTTCACTCCGGTGAAGGCGCCTCGCAGGGCTGGTAGGCTGGGGCCGACATGTCCACGGACTCCGCCACCCAGCCTGCCGAGCTCACCCCCCGCCAGACGTTCGCCGGCGTCGTTCAACACTCCGCCAGCTTCGTGGCCATCATCGGCATCAGCGTGCTCTTCCTCCCGTGGTTCTCGGGAGTCTGGGCCCTCGGCGCGAGGATCGGCTTCTGGGGGTCGGTGGCCCTCACCGTGCTCGAATGCATCCACGTCGGCGTGTCAGCCCTCGCGACCGTTACGCTCAACGCCGCCGGCAAGCCGCGGCCGGGCGAGAGATGGATGGTGGCCTCCAACGCCGTGCAGATCGCAGGAGCGGCCGCAGGCATCGCCCTGGTCCTCTTCCTGCGCTCCAAGCTCTGGAGCTGAGAGCGCCCTCAACCCGTTTTGCGATGAGAGGCGCTCCGCAGGGGAGGGGACTCCGCCGCCGCCCGGGGCTCTGGCGGCTCCCGGCGCACCGGGGGCTGAGGCTCCGGCGCCGCCACCACCGACAGCGCCGGTTCCTGCGGCGGGTGGAGGAAGAAGCGCACCACGCGATCGAGGTACTCCTCGACGGAGAGCCCTAGCTTCTTGGCGAGCTCGACGGTGTTGCCATCCACGAGCACTTTGCGCGACGGCGTCCCGGGTTTCGGGGCGGCCTGCGGAGCTTGAGGCTTCTGGGATTGCATGGGCATTCCTCTGTCAGGTGATTGACATAGGAATGCAGCAAGCCATGAAGATGGGCTGTACTACTTTCGGGGTACGACTCTGCGGCCGCCTGCTCCTTTCAGCTTCGATGCACGGGCAGCGTAGGAGGTATCGCCCCCGAGAGCGCTCGCATCGCCGAGGCCAGGGCTTCCACCGTGACCGTGGACTCCGCGGCGCCCAGGCGCAGCGCCGCCTGGGGCATGTGAGGGGCGACGCAGCTCTCCGGGGGCTGCACGAACGTGAGCCCGCCCGCCCGGCGGATGGCCAGCAGCCCCGCCGCTCCATCCGAGCCCGTGCCCGTCAGCACCGCCCCCGCCGCCCGGTTGCCATGCGCCCGCGCCAGCGAGGTCAGCAGTGCGTCTCCCATCGCCAACTGCCGCCCGTGGATCAGCTCCACCTGCAGCTCCCCCGTCGGGAGCACCTGCAGCTGGTGCCCGTCCGGTGGCAGGTAGACGTGGCCCGCCTCGGGCTTCGTGCCCGTGCGCGCCACTTGCAGCTCCAGCGCCGAAGCCGCGCTCAGCCACTGGCGCAGCCCCGAGGTGAAGCCCACCGACACGTGCTGGGCGATGAAGAGCGGGTAGGGGAGGCTCGGCGGCAGCAGGGACAGCAACATCGCCAGCGCCGGAGGCCCTCCCGTGGAGGCCACCAGCCCAAAGCCGTGCACCCGCCCGCTGCGCAGCACCGGCGGCGGTGTGGGGTGGCTCAGCCGCGGCTTGCGGCTCCCCAAGGGAACCTCCGCCATGGTCCGGATCGTGTGGATCAACTGCTGGCCGAAGCTCGTCAGGCCCTCCCGGCCCGGCGTGGGCTTGGGCATCACCTCCAGGGCTCCGGCCTGCAGCGCCTTGAAGGACAGCTCCGCGTCCACCGCCCCGGAGATGACGAGGATGCGGCTGGGCGACTCGGCCATGATGCGCTCGGTGGCGTTGATGCCATCCATCCGCGGCATCCGGACATCCAGCGTGACGACGTCTGGGCGGAGCGCCTGCGCCATCGCCACGGCTTCCTTCCCATCGTTCGCGGTGCCCACCACTCGGATGTCCGGGGCCGCCGCCAGCAGTCCGGTGAACATCCGCAGGATCGTGGGCGAGTCGTCCGCGATGAGAACCTGGACTGGCCTATTCATGAGCACCTCGGAGGGCCGTCGAGAGCGCTGCGGAGGGTGAATGAATAGCCTGGATCCACATGGGCGTCCCCCCTACCCAAGTAGAACGATGATCAGGGTCTGGCCGTCGTGACTTCCGTGGCGAAGTGTGAACCGACCACCACTTGAGCGAGGGCACCTGCCGCCGTGTTTCAGTTCCGAACCGCCGGAGTCACGGGCGCCGCGCCCGTGAACGAGCGCATGGCCGCGGCCAGGGCTTCGAGCGACAGCATCTGATCCGTGGCGCCGCTGCGCAGCGCGGCCTCGGGCATTCCCGGGACGACACAGCTCTCGGGGCTCTGCGCGAAGGTCCTCCCGCCCGCCTTGCGGATGGCCAGCAGCCCTGCCGCCCCATCCGAGCCCATGCCCGTGAGCACTGCCCCCGCCGCCCGGTCCCCATAGGCCAACGCCAGCGAGGACAACAGCGTGTCTCCGAGTGAGGCCTTGCCAACGGGGATCGGCTCGACCTGCAGATCCCCCGCGAGTGTGACTTCGAATTGGTGCCCGTCCGGCGGCAGGTACACGTAGCCGGGCTGAGGCCGCACGCCCGTCTGCGCCACCTCGAGCTGCAGCGAGGACGCCGCGCCCAGCCACTGGCACAGGCCCGCGGTGAAGCCCACCGACACGTGCTGGGCAATGAAGATCGGATACGGCAGCTGCGGAGGCAGCAGCGACAGCAGGTGGCAGAGCGCCGGAGGTCCTCCCGTGGAGGCCACCAGCCCAAACCCTGTCACCCGCCCGCCCTGGGGCGCGGGGGCCACCGGGCTCGGAGCCTGCGCGGGGGCCAGCGCCACCTGCCGCTGGCTCACCGGCAGCTCGGCCATGGTCCGGATGATGTGGATCAGCTTCACCCCGAAGTTGGCCAGCCCTTCCAGGTTGGGGCGCGGCTTGGGCATGACCTCCAGCGCCCCGGCCTGCAGCGCCTTGAAGGACATCTCCGCATCCACCGCCCCCGAGATGACGAGGATGCGGCTGGGGGCCTCGGTCATGATGCGCGAGCTGGCCTCGATGCCATCCATCCGCGGCATCCGCACGTCCAGGGTGATGACGTCCGGCTGCAGCGTGCGTGCCAGCTCCAGGGCCTCGGCCCCATCCTTCGCCGTGCCCACCACTTGGATGTCGGCCGCTGACGACAGCAGCGCCGCGTACATCTTCAACATGGTGGGCGAGTCGTCAGCGATGAGGACCCGGATGGTGGAGCTCATGTGTGCACCTCGGAGGCAGGGGCGAGACTGCCCCAGAAACCGGATTCACGCCATGCACAGGTGAGCCCCGAAGCCCGTCAAGCGCCCGAGGACGACATTCCCTCCAGCTGGCGGATGATGGTGGCCAGCGCCTCTGGGGACACCTTCGTCTCCGTGGACTTGTTGCGCAGCGCGGCCTCCGGCATCGACGGCACCAGGCACGTCTCCGGATCCTGGGCGAAGGTGAGCCCGCCCGCGCGCTTGATGGCCATCAGGCCCACCGCGCCCTCCTCGCCCATGCCGCTGAGCACCGCGCCCGCGGCGTGCTGGCCATAGGCTCGGGACAGGGACGCCAGCAGCAGATCCCCCGAGGGGAACGTGGTGCCCGAGGCCTTCTCGATGACGATCTCGCCCTGGAGCCCCACGCGCAGGTGGTGGCCATCCGGGGCCAGGTACACGGTGCCCGGCCGAGGCTGCTCCGAGGCGCGAGCAATCTCCACCGGCAGCGGAGACAGCGAGGACAGCCAGCGGTGCAGGCCCACGGTGAAGCCCGGGGTGATGTGCTGAGCGATGAAGACGGGGTAGGGCAGGCTGCGCGGCAGCAGCCACAGCAGCGAGGCCAGCGCCGTGGGCCCGCCGATGGACGAGAACAGCCCAAAGCCACCGATGCGCCGGCCCGCGGGCAGCGGCGGCGGGTTGGCGTGGCCCTCACGGCGCTTGGTCACCAGCGGCACCTCCGCCAGCAACCGGATGGCCGACAGCAGGCGTACACCAAAGCGCGCCACATCCTCGGGAGAGCCCTGCGGCTTGGCGATCACCTCCAGCGCTCCGGCCTGGAGCGCGCGGAAGGACAGATCCGTGTCCGGGGCGCCGGACACCATGAGGATGCGGCAGGGCGTCTCGGCCATGATGCGCTCGGTGGCGCCCAGGCCATCCATGCCCGGCATCTGCACGTCCAGGGTGATGACGTCCGGCTTGAGGGAGCGCGCCAGGGCCACGGCCTCCTCGCCGTCGCGCGCAGTCCCCACCACGGTCACGTCGGGCTGTGCCGACAGCAGCCGGGTGAGGACCTGGAGCATGGTGGGGGAATCGTCGGTGAGGAGGACTTGGATGGGCTTGCTCATGCGGTTCTCCGGAACTCTTTTCGGGGGAGGAATCTACCCCATGGGTGGGGTCCTCGCCTACGACCTACCATGTAACAGTGTAACCAACATGTATCACCCGGCCTTGCGTTTCTTTTCACGCCGGGGACTGGCCTCAGGGGAAGGTGGCGAAGGGGGCAGGGCCGGCCGAGTCGAGGGGAAGGGCGTACCATCCGTGGGGCCGGTTTCTACCCCCGGTACTTCCGCCGGGAGAGCGGGCAGGCGGATGACGAAGGTGCACCCCTCGCCGGGTTTGCTGTGCACGGCGATGCTCCCCCCGTGATTCTTGACGATGCGCTGGCAGATGGCCAGCCCCAACCCTGTACCCTTTTCCTTCGTGGTGAAGAAGGGCACGAAGATGTGCTGTTGCTGGTCCAACGGAATCCCTGGCCCGGTGTCCGAGACGTGAACCTCGACGAACTCGTTGACGGTGCCGCCGCGGAAGTCTCCGAAGCGGTCCTGCTTCACGGTGCCCACGGTGATGCGCCCGCCCGGAGTCCCAATGGCCTGCACCGCGTTCTGGACCAGGTTGATGAGCACCTGCTTGAGCTGCTCTGCATCTCCGTCCACGCGCGGCGCCGTGAGGTCCAACTGGACGGCCAGCTCGATCTGCTTGGGCACATCGTTCTGGATGAGGCGCATGGTGCGGGTCACCACCTCATTGAGGTCCGTCTGGCCAAAGTTTTGCTTCAGCGGCCGAGCGTAGTCCAGGAACGCCGTCACCACGCCATTGAGGCGGTTGACCTCTTCGACGATGACGCCCAGGAACTCGCCGTCCTCGCCCGGGAGCCGCTTCGGATCCAGGCACTGCGCCGCGCCCTTGATCGCCCCCAGGGGGTTGCGGATCTCGTGCGCCAGGCCCGCCGCCATCTCGCCCAGGGCCGCCAGGCGGTCGCGCTCGCGGATCTTTTCATACAGCTTGGAGTTCTCCAGCACCGTTGCCAGGCGCTCGGCCACCGTGAGGATGAGGGCGATCTCGTCCGAGGCGTAGGCCTCCGGCACGCGCTCGTCCCACAGGTTCAGGAAGCCGATCACCCGATCGTTGCCCACCAGCGGCACGGAGATGCCGGACTTCATCTGCAGCAGCGCGGCGCGCGTGTCCTGCAGGCGCTTGAGCTCGTCCCGGAAGCGCTTGCCCTCGGCCGCGTGCATTCGCAGCGCCGCCAGCCGCGTGTCCACGTTCTCCAGCAGCACCGCCTTCTGCCCCGAGGCCGCCGCCAGCAGCAGGCCGCGCGCCGCCGCCGTGTCCAGGAAGCCCTCGGGCGGAGGGCCGCGTGAGTCCAGCAGCCGGTAGCCCGGACGATCCTCCGCCATCATGTACACGGAGGTATGGGTGACGCGGCCCGTCTCGTGGAGCGCGTCCAGCACCATCCGCGTCACCTCGGAGATGTCGATCACCGTGGCCATGCGCGCCCGGAGGTTCCCGAGCACTCGCAGCAACTCGAAGCGCTCGCGGAAGAAGATGGCCACCACCTGCTCGTCCACCTTCACGCGCAGGGGCTCCATCAGGATGATGGTGACGAAGGCGGCCACCACCGTGTTGAAGACGAAGAGGCTCGCGTTCTCCTTCACCCACACGGTCAACACCGTGAAGACGGCGGCCAGGATGAAGGCCAGCACCGTCTGCGAGGCGATCTTCCCCAGCAGCTCGTGCAGGTCCATCAGCCGCAGCCGCAGCAGCGTCTGGGAGAGGAAGAACAGGTACATCGTGGAGAAGATGGGCCCCAGCGGCGGCAGGGGAATGTCGTAGCGCCGGCCCACGAGGTCCACGGCCGCGAGGACGATGGTGACGCCTGCGCCCAGGGCCAGGTACATCAGCCGCAGCCGCTCGATGCGCGATTGCTGGCTGCGCACCTGGTTGAGCAGCAAGCTCACCGAAGTCAGCAGGGTACCGAGCACCCAGACGCTCACCGCCACGCGCGCCCAGTTCTGCTGCGCCAGCGGCGTCACCGCCACCGCCAGCCCGAACACGCCTGAGAGCAGGGCGAGCCGCCGGCCCTGCATATGGGCCTCTTTGCTGACGCCCAGGAACTCCAGGAAGAAAGAGACGGCTGACAGGGGGACAAGCGAGGCGAACAGGATGGTGGCGCCCACCGCCGTTCTGGACACCCAGCCGGGCTCGGGGAAGATGCCCGCGAAGAACAGCGCCAGGTAGTACCCCGCCACCGTGAGGGCGAAGACGGAATACAGTGTCACCACCCGAGGGCGGCCCGGCCGCAAGAGCATGGCGAGCCCGAGCGCCAGGCCGACGAGGGATGCAAGCAGGGCGCTCTGAGTGCGGATGTCCATGTTCGGGAGAACAGTCTAACCTGTGTCCACGTCCGGAAATTTTTTGAGTGGTCCCAGTTGTCCTCGGGCGTGCCCGAGCACATCCACCAGGGCTCAGTGTCCGCCCCCATGAAATCCGCCCTTTCGCTGATTGCCCTCGTTTCTTTCGCGCAGCTGGCCTCGGCCCAGCCGGTGGCCGATGCCCCGGCCACGGCTCCGCAGCCGCGCACTGACGGCGCGCCGCCCGAGGCGCAGCTGCGTCCCCTCCCGGACACGGAGACGGCACCGCTGCCCCCCGGCTACGTGGAGATCTTCAACCCCGCGTTCCCGCTGCCCGTGGTGATGGCGCCTCCCGCCAAGAAGGAGGAGGCCAAGGCAGAGGTTCCGCGCGGCAAGGCCTACGGGCTGGACGAGCTGACGCCGTACTTCGCCGCGGGCAAGAAGAAGGAGGCCAAGGCCGCCTTCGACAAGGGCTTCTACCTGAAGGCCCGGGAGCTGCTGCAGGACGAGGGCAACTCGGCGCCGGTGCGTTACCTGCGGGCGCTGAGCGCGGTGCGCGCGGGAGATGATGTCCGCGCGGCCAGCGAGATGGCCTCCCTGGCGGAGGACTACCCGGCGCTGCGGGATCGCTGCCTCACGCACGCGGGCATGGCGCTCGAGGATCTGAGCCGCTTCGACGAGGCGGCGAAGCTGCTCGACCAGGTGTCGCAGGACTCGAAGCTGTACGTGGATGCGCGGCTGGCGCTCGGGCGCGTGCTGCGCAAGAAGAAGGACTACGACGGGGCCATGGCCGCGCTCACGCCGCTGGCGGATCGGCCCGCGCCGCTGTTCGGCCGCAACGTGGGTGCCGAGGCGCTCATGGCCATCGCCGACATCGCGGTGGAGAAGAAGGATCGCAAGCGCGAGCAGGAGGCGCTGTGGCGGCTGTGGTCCCTGTACCCGCTCTCGCCGCTGACCAAGCAGGCCGATCGTCGGCTCAAGGGCATCAAGCCCCCGGTGGACGCCCAGGTGGCGCGCGCCGAGCAGCTCATCGAGCTGCACCGCAACAAGCAGGGCCTCACGGTGCTGGAGCCGCTGCTGACTGCGCTGGCGCTGCCGGATCCGCTCGCCTGCCGCGCGCACTTCGCCTACGGCAAGGGCCAGCGCAAGGAGCGCAACCACACGAAGGCCATCTCCGTGCTCACGCCGGTGGTGGACAAGTGCCAGGATGCGGATCTGCTGCCGCGCGCCATGTACGTGCTGGGCTCCTCGCGCTCCATCGTGGACCAGAAGCGTGGCCCGGAGACGTACGAGCGGCTCGCGCGCGAGTTCCCCGGCCACTCCTTCGCGGACGACGCGCTGTTCTACGCCGCTGACCTGTACGTGAAGACGGATCGGCCGGGGCAGGCCCTGGAGCGGCTCCAGGAGCTGGAGAAGAACTATCCGCAGGGCGACTTCCTGGGCGAGGCGCTCTTCAAGGCGTACTGGATTGCACGCACCTCGAAGGTGCCGGACGGCGGGCTGCCCATCCTGGAGCGCATCGAGAAGCGCTTCGCTGACGCGGACGAGACGTACGACGTGGAGCGGGCCCAGTACTGGCGGGCGCGGACATTCCTGGAGCGCGGCAACAGCAAGGACGCCGTGGCCCTCTTCGAGCGGCTCGCGCTGGAGCACCCGGCCACGTACTACGGGCTGATGGCCCGTGCGCAGCTGGGCGAGATGGACAAGGAGCGCTTGGAGAGCATCGGTCCGCAGCTGGTGTTCACCGCGGAGCGTGCCAGCCCGTGGCCTCTGCACACCGGTCCCGCCATGGAGAAGGATCCGCACTTCCTGGCGGCCGTGGAGCTGCTGCGCCTGGGCTTCCCCGAGGCCGTGTCCTCCGAGCTGCTCGCCGTCAACCGCAACGGCCTGCCCACCGAGCCCGTGCGGCTCATCGTTCATCTGCTCTCGATGGCGGGGGACCAGCGCGCGGCGCACGCCGTGGCGCGCGTGTCCCTGCGCAGGGATCTCAGCGGCCGCATCACTCCGGAGACGCGGCCGGTCTGGGAGATCGCCTATCCGAATGCGTACCGCGAGCTGATCGAGAAGCACACGAAGGAGGCCGGGGTGGAGCCGGATCTCCTGCAGGCGCTAATGCGCGAGGAGAGCGCGCTGGACCCCAAGGCCCTGTCGTGGGCGGGAGCGCTGGGGCTCACCCAGCTGATGCCCACCACGGCGAAGGCGGTCGCGCAACAGTTGAAGATCAAGCGCTTCCGCGTGGAGTCCCTGCTGGATCCGGACATGAACATCCGCATCGGCGCGCACCACCTGGGCGAGCTGGTGAAGAAGTTCGGCGGCAACGCGCCGTTCGCGGTGGGCAGCTACAACGCCGGCGCCGGAGCGGTGAACCGCTGGCGCTCCGAGCGCAGGGGCATGCCGCTGGATGCGTGGGTGGAAGAGGTGCCGATCGCGGAGACGCGCGGCTACATCAAGCGCGTGCTGCGCTCCTACAACACCTACCAGCTCCTCTATGGCCGTCCGGCCAAGGCCTCTGCGGTGAAGTCCGCGGGCCTAGTACCGGGGGCTCGCTAGCGCGCGTGGCCCAGGTCTTCTAGACTCGGGCCCGTGGACGCACCGCCCCATAGCGGGGACGGCGGTAAGAACGCGCTCCTTCGCGCTCTGCCGTCCATCGAGCAGTTGCTGCGCCGGCCGTCGTTGGAGCCGCGCCTGGCTGGCTTGCCGCGCGCTCGCGCCGTGGCGGCCCTGCGTCTGGCCGTGGAGCGCGCCCGGACCCGGCTGCTGAGTGGCGGGCCCACTTTCGAGGACGCGGACGTCGACGCGGCCCTCCAAACGTTCTCCACCCCGAACCTGCGTCCGGTGCTTAACGCCACCGGCGTGGTGCTGCACACCAACCTGGGCCGCGCGCCGCTCGCTCCAGAGGCAGTGGCCCGCGTCGCCGCGGTGGCCAAGGGGTACTCCAACCTCGAGTACGATCTCGACGAGGGCGAGCGCGGCAGCCGCTACGCCCCCGTCATCGGCCTGATCACGGAGCTGACGGGCGCCGAGGACGCCATCGTCGTCAACAACTGCGCGGGCGCGGTGTTGCTGGTGCTCGCGGCGCTGGGCTCGGGCAAGGAGTGCATCGTCTCGCGCGGCGAGCTGGTGGAGATCGGCGGCGGCTTCCGCGTGCCGGACGTGATGCGCCAGTCCGGCTGCCGGCTCGTGGAGGTGGGGACCACCAACCGCACCCGCCGCGCGGATTACGAGGCCGCCCTCACGCCCGACACGGGCCTTCTGGTGAAGGTGCACCGCTCCAACTTCGCGGTCGTGGGCTTCACCGAAGGGGCGAGCGTGGCGGAGCTGGCCGCCGTGGGCCGTGCCCGCGGGGTGCCCGTGTTCCAGGATCTGGGCGCCGGCGC
It encodes:
- a CDS encoding sensor histidine kinase encodes the protein MDIRTQSALLASLVGLALGLAMLLRPGRPRVVTLYSVFALTVAGYYLALFFAGIFPEPGWVSRTAVGATILFASLVPLSAVSFFLEFLGVSKEAHMQGRRLALLSGVFGLAVAVTPLAQQNWARVAVSVWVLGTLLTSVSLLLNQVRSQQSRIERLRLMYLALGAGVTIVLAAVDLVGRRYDIPLPPLGPIFSTMYLFFLSQTLLRLRLMDLHELLGKIASQTVLAFILAAVFTVLTVWVKENASLFVFNTVVAAFVTIILMEPLRVKVDEQVVAIFFRERFELLRVLGNLRARMATVIDISEVTRMVLDALHETGRVTHTSVYMMAEDRPGYRLLDSRGPPPEGFLDTAAARGLLLAAASGQKAVLLENVDTRLAALRMHAAEGKRFRDELKRLQDTRAALLQMKSGISVPLVGNDRVIGFLNLWDERVPEAYASDEIALILTVAERLATVLENSKLYEKIRERDRLAALGEMAAGLAHEIRNPLGAIKGAAQCLDPKRLPGEDGEFLGVIVEEVNRLNGVVTAFLDYARPLKQNFGQTDLNEVVTRTMRLIQNDVPKQIELAVQLDLTAPRVDGDAEQLKQVLINLVQNAVQAIGTPGGRITVGTVKQDRFGDFRGGTVNEFVEVHVSDTGPGIPLDQQQHIFVPFFTTKEKGTGLGLAICQRIVKNHGGSIAVHSKPGEGCTFVIRLPALPAEVPGVETGPTDGTPFPSTRPALPPSPPSPEASPRREKKRKAG
- a CDS encoding serine/threonine protein kinase is translated as MSDDVVGLVKSQVLAAGSTLGPWLLLQRVDSGSYGVVFRARRADDPSAPPVALKVAKQADDPRFEREAHILQLIQHPSVPRFYELGSWTSPDGHSYPFIVMEWVDGTTLYEWFRQKPRSNREVLRVLAPVARALEALHARGVIHRDVKGDNIRVTPEGRAVLLDFGAAWFPEARALTDTLVPPGTTPYRAPELLRFMWKYRKDLEARWEARPSDDLYALGVTAYRLVTGSYPPPVSETRAEEPRKLLRPSEFAAVAPELEGTILRLLAEDPRDRGTTAQIVRALERAANQTDRRVDALIVQTSAAVPTEHEVPRKLTPSNHSRKRGSARPSTERERPALRNTFPLWLSWATASVAGGLLVFAVTEFRHGGNSPEPVPLPITEEHHVPPMDAPDAGVGEEALLSVVQAPPVLSATSVVGLPMPKAPQPGQKKPPCDTDYELEALGACWFISKKDPPCGAGAYEYDGKCIRATFDAPRSPTSGEP
- a CDS encoding chemotaxis protein CheB, yielding MNRPVQVLIADDSPTILRMFTGLLAAAPDIRVVGTANDGKEAVAMAQALRPDVVTLDVRMPRMDGINATERIMAESPSRILVISGAVDAELSFKALQAGALEVMPKPTPGREGLTSFGQQLIHTIRTMAEVPLGSRKPRLSHPTPPPVLRSGRVHGFGLVASTGGPPALAMLLSLLPPSLPYPLFIAQHVSVGFTSGLRQWLSAASALELQVARTGTKPEAGHVYLPPDGHQLQVLPTGELQVELIHGRQLAMGDALLTSLARAHGNRAAGAVLTGTGSDGAAGLLAIRRAGGLTFVQPPESCVAPHMPQAALRLGAAESTVTVEALASAMRALSGAIPPTLPVHRS
- a CDS encoding chemotaxis protein CheB, with protein sequence MSKPIQVLLTDDSPTMLQVLTRLLSAQPDVTVVGTARDGEEAVALARSLKPDVITLDVQMPGMDGLGATERIMAETPCRILMVSGAPDTDLSFRALQAGALEVIAKPQGSPEDVARFGVRLLSAIRLLAEVPLVTKRREGHANPPPLPAGRRIGGFGLFSSIGGPTALASLLWLLPRSLPYPVFIAQHITPGFTVGLHRWLSSLSPLPVEIARASEQPRPGTVYLAPDGHHLRVGLQGEIVIEKASGTTFPSGDLLLASLSRAYGQHAAGAVLSGMGEEGAVGLMAIKRAGGLTFAQDPETCLVPSMPEAALRNKSTETKVSPEALATIIRQLEGMSSSGA
- a CDS encoding transglycosylase SLT domain-containing protein; amino-acid sequence: MKSALSLIALVSFAQLASAQPVADAPATAPQPRTDGAPPEAQLRPLPDTETAPLPPGYVEIFNPAFPLPVVMAPPAKKEEAKAEVPRGKAYGLDELTPYFAAGKKKEAKAAFDKGFYLKARELLQDEGNSAPVRYLRALSAVRAGDDVRAASEMASLAEDYPALRDRCLTHAGMALEDLSRFDEAAKLLDQVSQDSKLYVDARLALGRVLRKKKDYDGAMAALTPLADRPAPLFGRNVGAEALMAIADIAVEKKDRKREQEALWRLWSLYPLSPLTKQADRRLKGIKPPVDAQVARAEQLIELHRNKQGLTVLEPLLTALALPDPLACRAHFAYGKGQRKERNHTKAISVLTPVVDKCQDADLLPRAMYVLGSSRSIVDQKRGPETYERLAREFPGHSFADDALFYAADLYVKTDRPGQALERLQELEKNYPQGDFLGEALFKAYWIARTSKVPDGGLPILERIEKRFADADETYDVERAQYWRARTFLERGNSKDAVALFERLALEHPATYYGLMARAQLGEMDKERLESIGPQLVFTAERASPWPLHTGPAMEKDPHFLAAVELLRLGFPEAVSSELLAVNRNGLPTEPVRLIVHLLSMAGDQRAAHAVARVSLRRDLSGRITPETRPVWEIAYPNAYRELIEKHTKEAGVEPDLLQALMREESALDPKALSWAGALGLTQLMPTTAKAVAQQLKIKRFRVESLLDPDMNIRIGAHHLGELVKKFGGNAPFAVGSYNAGAGAVNRWRSERRGMPLDAWVEEVPIAETRGYIKRVLRSYNTYQLLYGRPAKASAVKSAGLVPGAR
- a CDS encoding chemotaxis protein CheB, whose amino-acid sequence is MSSTIRVLIADDSPTMLKMYAALLSSAADIQVVGTAKDGAEALELARTLQPDVITLDVRMPRMDGIEASSRIMTEAPSRILVISGAVDAEMSFKALQAGALEVMPKPRPNLEGLANFGVKLIHIIRTMAELPVSQRQVALAPAQAPSPVAPAPQGGRVTGFGLVASTGGPPALCHLLSLLPPQLPYPIFIAQHVSVGFTAGLCQWLGAASSLQLEVAQTGVRPQPGYVYLPPDGHQFEVTLAGDLQVEPIPVGKASLGDTLLSSLALAYGDRAAGAVLTGMGSDGAAGLLAIRKAGGRTFAQSPESCVVPGMPEAALRSGATDQMLSLEALAAAMRSFTGAAPVTPAVRN
- the selA gene encoding L-seryl-tRNA(Sec) selenium transferase; amino-acid sequence: MDAPPHSGDGGKNALLRALPSIEQLLRRPSLEPRLAGLPRARAVAALRLAVERARTRLLSGGPTFEDADVDAALQTFSTPNLRPVLNATGVVLHTNLGRAPLAPEAVARVAAVAKGYSNLEYDLDEGERGSRYAPVIGLITELTGAEDAIVVNNCAGAVLLVLAALGSGKECIVSRGELVEIGGGFRVPDVMRQSGCRLVEVGTTNRTRRADYEAALTPDTGLLVKVHRSNFAVVGFTEGASVAELAAVGRARGVPVFQDLGAGALVPLRGEGLTAEPTVRMSVEEGADVVAFSGDKLLGGPQAGIIVGRKPLLARIKSHPLTRALRVDKMTVAALEATLELYRDGRPEAVPAWRLLSQQPEELRARAERLQTLLAARGVAARVAAVSGQVGGGAMPLARLSSFACILKVEGPDVFLDRLRGAEAPVIGRIADGEVVLDVRCLAEEELGLVAEAVGTTRQGSRP